In a genomic window of Meleagris gallopavo isolate NT-WF06-2002-E0010 breed Aviagen turkey brand Nicholas breeding stock chromosome 1, Turkey_5.1, whole genome shotgun sequence:
- the CPOX gene encoding oxygen-dependent coproporphyrinogen-III oxidase, mitochondrial — translation MELLIMETQAEVCRALAALDPGASFAVDTWERKEGGGGISCVLQDGEVFEKAGVNVSVVFGQLSEEAARQMRSRGKALKATEDGKLPFCAMGVSSVIHPKNPHVPTMHFNYRYFEIEEADGSKQWWFGGGTDLTPTYLNEEDAVHFHRTLKEVCDKHDLKLYPKYKKWCDDYFYIKHRDERRGIGGIFFDDVDSPSKEEVFQFVQSCAKAVVPSYVPIVKKHCHDSYTPEEKLWQQLRRGRYVEFNLVYDRGTKFGLLTPGSRIESILMSLPLTARWEYMNTPPESSKEAEILEVLRNPKDWVH, via the exons ATGGAACTGCTCATCATGGAGACGCAGGCCGAGGTGTGCCGCGCTCTGGCGGCGCTGGACCCCGGCGCCTCTTTCGCCGTGGATAcctgggagaggaaggaag GCGGAGGAGGCATCAGCTGCGTGCTGCAGGACGGAGAGGTCTTCGAGAAGGCGGGCGTGAACGTGTCGGTGGTGTTCGGACAGCTGTCCGAGGAGGCGGCACGGCAGATGAGGAGTAGGGGGAAGGCGCTGAAGGCCACCGAGGATG GAAAGCTGCCTTTCTGTGCCATGGGTGTAAGTTCCGTTATTCATCCAAAGAATCCTCATGTTCCAACCATGCACTTCAACTACAGATACTTTGAAATTGAGGAAGCTGATG GAAGTAAACAGTGGTGGTTTGGTGGTGGAACAGACCTCACTCCAACTTACTTGAATGAAGAAGATGCTGTACATTTCCACAGGACTCTGAAAGAAGTTTGTGACAAGCATGATCTCAAGCTGTATCCCAAGTATAAGAAATG GTGTGATGACTACTTCTATATCAAGCATCGTGATGAGCGAAGAGGGATTGGAGGCATTTTCTTTGATGACGTGGACTCTCCTTCCAAGGAggaagtatttcagtttgtacAGAGCTGTGCCAAAGCTGTTGTGCCTTCTTATGTTCCCATTGTAAAGAAGCACTGCCATGACTCTTACACACCAGAGGAGAAACTGTGGCAGCAGCTTCGGAGAGGACG GTATGTGGAGTTCAACTTGGTTTATGACAGAGGTACAAAATTTGGCCTGCTAACACCAGGATCAAGAATTGAGAGCATTCTTATGTCTCTGCCATTGACTGCAAG